CGCTCGTACGGATCCATGTCTTCCAAGATCCGAACCTGAAAAAGCAAAGTTCAAACGCCCAGCGGAAAAAAAATGCACGTACCAGCAGATAGGTAAAACCACTACAACCTACAAAAGACCGATTGGCGATcccgcagaaaaaaggggcgTGCATCACGGGCGCCTAAAACATATAACCGATGTGGCATAACCTTTATGTGGGATACGGAAATCCAACGCGGTCAGCTGTCTTAAGCGGTGGCGCACGACACTAGGGATAAACGTCCACATACAATGGAAACGTGAGGCGGTCGATGGCCTcgaggctgcatgcagtctgtAAAGAGGCGCACATGCTTCACAAACAGATGCCACTGAAAATGTCTTGACAGAAGAGACCCACGCGAAGACCTGTACTCAACAGATGCTTATacgcatgtatatgcatctGTATAGAACGACAGATTTCGATGCACCGATGTATGAACGGCTTACAACGCGCGCATTTAACCCCATCTTCGAAGCAGTGAACTGCACACAGAGTGAAAACCGATATCCATGTTTGCACACACGCTTCTTCAGCTCTTCATAAAGAGAGataaaatatatatacatgtatataccCGGACACACAATtccataaatatatatatatatatgttagttgtttctcttcttcctcacctctTTGAGGGATTCTTCAAAGACTTCTCGCTTTTTGGCTGCTGCATCTCGTACAATGTTGGTGAAGGAGTCACGATCGAGAGCCCACAGCAGCATGTCGTCGGCGGCGATGACGGTGGCAGCGCGAGGGGCGTTGTACATGAGAGCGAGTTCTCCAAAGGCATCGCCGGGGCGCATTTTGCACAGGAAtttgttctccttctctcccggaAATTTCTTCATCACGTCCACTTCTCCTGTTTCAATTAGGTACAAGCGGTCTCCGTCGTCCCCTTGGCGGATGATCACAGTCCCTTTCTTGACAGAAACCTCTTGAAACGCGTTGATCACAATCTCCAAATCTTCAATGTCCAGCGACTGCGTCAccaaaaaacaaaaaacgaaTGTCCACGTGGGTGCACAAAAAGGCACACATATAGaatacatatgcatgtaagCGTTTACGTATATAAAATATATGTATTTTACGCATTTGTTGGCATCACCATCTTCCGATGTAGCtagaacgaaggagagagtcAAGTATAAAGTAGTCGAGAGGTAGACACTTGTTTCTCGCACGAAGGCGCACGCGTCTTCATTGTGCATAGTCGATGAAGAGATCCACGCGCAGTGCCACCGGGACTTGGCTGTCCATACTCTGCCTGGGAGCAGGAACGAAAGAACGAGTCGGGGCTTAcgctgaaaagaaaagaacttTCAATAACCTTGGTGATGCGCTCCTTCTGCTCCGCCGTCTTGGGGTACACCTGAGACGCATCCACACCGCACGCACGAGTCCTGCTGACACCCTGAGCGCAACGCGACTCTGGGTATGCCTGAATCGAGTCTCCAGGAAATGAGTGAGGTATCTCTGTCAAGTAAAAGCTTGGGAAACAgcaaggaaaaaaagacacacatGTCGTCACGGACGTTCTTGAGGAACGACTGGAATCGGAGAGGTGTGCGCGGCGTACACACATCACCCGCCCAACAGCTGTGCTGGGACAGCAGTTCCCAAATCCTCTGCTTCTACAGAGATACTTCCTGGCGCACATCCACGCGCGCATCGGTACTCACACGGATGCAGGGGTATGTTGGGGAAACATGCAGAGATATGAGGAGACGTGCTGAGATTtgcgggcgcatgcagagattTGAGGAGACATGCAAAGGCTTGCGGAAGCACGCAGAGATTCGCGGAGACAACAACGCAGAACcggcgaaacgagagacgaacgagagacacagcagcgTGCCGCGTGAGGCCGAGCTGCACGCGCGTACTTGATACAGCCGGTGCGACAAAGAATGCAGATGTGTATTGCACAGGTTTAAATGTGTAGAAACCTATAGAAACGCACTCAAGGTGATGCTTACCGGCGCCACGAACTTCTTGCGCTTATTCCATTCGCCGTACGCCTCTGCGCTGACCGACTGGCGATTCTTGGCGCGTGACATGTATGCCTCGCTAGGCTGCGCATACACCCCAAACGCCGCATAAAGGGCAAAGAAAGGCAACAGGAGTTGAACGCCACGGCAGCACGCTTCACTTGATCGAAACTCTGAGACAGACCTCCCTGTCAAGAAGCTAAAAAACCCATCCCTATACAGATCTTACCCCGAATAAAAAGGCATCGTCTGACACATCTTCCCATTTGCGTATGTgcccatatacatatgcggGTGTTTCCTTTTCATGTGATGTTAAAGTGGACCTGTATCAACTCCGTTATCCCCACACAAGAATAATCAaagcatatatacatatatatattatcgcatatatgcatatggaCACCTGCACAGAACGTCGACAGAGGTGTGTATATGAATCAGCTTTCTTTCGCGTGGGTGACTGCAGCTTACCTGTGGCATGTCTTCTACGACATCATcatctttttcgtcttcggtATCCAAATCATCTTCGGTCACTAGGAACAagcaaacgcatgcagcgcggCGATGCCACAAAGTCCACGACGCCCGAAAGAGCAGTCACGCAAAAGACCGCTTGTGGGGCGAATCGGTTCGTGTGCAGAGCCCGGTACGGACTTCTAGCTCTCCACGAGTGGAGATATCTGTGAAACATTCGACTCCGGGGAGGGGAGCAAACTGACACTCTGTGCATACTGCGTGCCTGGCAACAAAAGATGCGAAGGcacagaggaggaggaagacgaatgCGCACAAGATACGCGAAGACCGAGACGCACAAGACCGTGGCTCCGGTACTTTCCACAGGcaaggaaaaacaaagaagtCGAGGCTCACAGACGCTGCCGCCGGGGGGACATTTCATGTACAAGCAGCTCGGGCAGTCAGGGAAACCAATAAAAAAGTGCAGAAGAGttgatgcatgcacgccgcaGTGCGCGGAGAATCTACAGAGATGACAAAAAAAATGCGTCCGCAAATGAAGCAAACAGCAGCGCATGGATGAGGGACGCCAAATGGGCCAAAACTGAAAAGCGAGGAGCCAGCGTTGTCTTCCGCAGTGCTCGGTttcctgcgtgtgtgtgttttcttgGTAAAAAAATATCTCGGTTCCCCCGGGGTTTTCTGAGCTGCAAGGGTGGTGAGAGCGTGCCTCGAACGCCTTTCGCGCAGTATCCAAAGGTCCCTGACTCGACGTTCGCCTCGGCTGaatcctctctcgcgtccctccCTTTCAACCTTTCCACAAAATGGAAAGTACCACCTAGAGAAGAACGCCACTTGCGTTTCGACGCCGAAGGACCCGACAGGACGGAGAATGCACGAGAAAGCAGTCGCGGGCCCGCCACCTTGTCGCATTTTGCCCACAGgtgaggtgtacatacagcccAAGCGATCGGCGGCCATACATATCGGATGTGTGTTCATGTGCATACATTTTCTACGCGTCAGTCAGGGCTACCTGTGTAGGTGTGGAACAGGCACGGGGAGGAACTGCTCGTTGGCTTGACGTCCACTCTCGCCGTTTCAACGAGTTCAGATGTGGAAAGAGTCGGCGCAAGTGATGCACCTCatgacagagagaagatgcaAAAGAGGGCTTACATTGAGGGACGACCGTTGAGGAGTTGGAGGAGGCGGCCTTGGTTCCTGATGTCTTCTGACCGGACGAGGAACTACCGGTAGTTCCCTTCCCCTTGGTCACTTTCGTCAAAACTGGAGCAGCCGGCGACTCCTCTTGAACAGTATCCGCCTTCTGGCTGAAAATCGCATCCCCACATATACACACGGAGGACCGCAAACACGGATATCCACATGAATTCGGTACTGCCTCGCACGCACGTCCTACGGCTTCCATGTGTATCCCAAGGCCGTGACGGTAGaatgtatgtacatacagTTGTGTTTTTACGGCCAGCCGAGGTGTTCCCCCGTACAGCTTCAATACCCCCGTTGCTTCCACGTGGCAAGTGGGAAGAGCCCCTAGGAAACCCCTCATCGACTCCACAGTACGAACCGAAACATCCACGCAGAAGACTACCAAACACGACTTTTATTGCCAAGGAGTCACTGTCAGCACATCGAAAAAAAGTCGGCAAAAGATAACGAAAATGTCCATCCGAATTGTTCCCGCAGTGGGTGCAGCCGTGGGGGAGTTGTCCGCCTATCGTCTCTCGAAATACGCAGTAATCGCGAAATGCAGTGTGTTTGTGGATTCCTCCATGTGCACGCAACACGTAAACAGACACAGCGGGCAATTTATATCCAATGGGCATCCtagagaaaggaaaggtaGAAAGTTTGATTGCGTGAACGGAAGATGAATGTGCACAGATGTGGGAGTCGCTCCGGTAGAAAAAAACGCAATCGCTTGACGCAGGAACAGGTCGCTGTAAAAAGGTTGCAACATTCCTATGGCATGTATAAATCCATGTGTAAGGATCGGTCCCTGAACATAATGCACAACGATGGCCGCAGGTCGCAGTTTAGTGTCGACGGCGCCGGAGTGGTTGTGCGATTCTACCACAGTTGACACAAAAAAGCACACGAGCTGGAAAAGTACGAAATGTCCTGACACATGGAAACGAGAAGTCGTGCAGAATCCATATTGACAGACCGGAAAACGGGTGCCATGACAGATACGGTGAGACAGCGGCCCAaccgaaaaaacagacgtTGGGTGACCgcaggaaaaagggaacTGGTTCTATCCAAGGGCCTGATTGCAGAAACGCCTGACAGTCCAGAGGATAAACTTACCATTCACAAGCGTTACCCATTTTGCAGAAAACGGACTGCGGAATGTTGCAGGCAAAAAGAGCAGAccgagggaaaggcgcgcgggaacgggagagaaaggagtAAAAGCAGTGTTGGGAGTGCCCAGAAACGtggcaggagagaaacggcgaagaacgcaaTAAAAGGATGTCCCAGGAGCGTAGTATAAGGAGGTTTGTCAGAATAAAAACAAACTCCTGCTAAAAAGCTTGACGTGTAACGGAAAGGCTGCAAACCACAGACATGTCCGGTCGAGGACCTCGTAGTTCTCGAGAGCGATCGACGTTCGAAATATAAAGTAAATTTTCCAGGGAACATGTGGAGGCTGCTAAGCGATTCCGGTCGGAACAAACTTTTCTGGCTCGCTAGAGAGAGttacagagaggaagaaggtggGAGAAAAACGTTTTCTCCTGTTGCCGTGCGCAACAAAGGGAAAAACTGTGGACTCGTGGTTGATGCAGCTGCTccggggtgtatgtacaccggagAAAGGTGGAAAACAAGCAACTgaaaccgagaaaaacggaaggacGACAGCGTATCAGTGAGAGCAAAAAACCTTCGGGAAGAAGGGTTGCAAGTatgagaaaaacgagcgcCCGCAGGACCCAAAAAAGATCCCTCCCAGTTGCTCAGAGTACAAATCCATCAAACGCCGGTTACTTGCTCCGCTACCTTCCTGGCGGCGCACTCAGCTGTGCTTGCATTGGCCGACAATCCGGGCGCACCGACACCAGAAAAAGTGAAGCCGCAAGAGCGCGACGCAGCAGGCCGACCAACAAGCCGCCCTCCGCGCGTGTTGGCTGCAGGCAGAGCTCACAATGTTGAGACGGAATGAGCACCGCAAGGAGGTCACacctttcgcttttctgtctcaTCGTTTACAACTTCATCAAGCCCCTGCTATCTTGGCATCAggcggtttcctctctttttttcgggcGTTAGGAAGCGGACTGCGTGCGGTGCGTGCTCTGATGCGCAGTTTAGCCTGCGTGTGCATGTCGCCCCAGAATGTCCGAGACGTCGAGAAAGCACAGAGGAGGCCGCAGGGAATAGAAACTGGGGGGGACTGCTTTCTTCGTGGGTGGCGACTTCCGCAGTGGTCACGCAACATAAACATCAGCGCCGGACGttgttcgtctttttctttaAACTTGTAACGATGGGCTGCCAGTGATTCATGACGGATTCAACAGCCACATTTCCAGGGTGGTAtcgtcgccgtccttctGTCGTGTTGCTCGACGTCGCTAAGGTGAATTCGAGCACGGGCCACCACGTAGAAAGTTGCTTAGCATGTCCTTTGTAGTGTCGTAACGTACAGTCAAGGCGCCACGAAAGTGCTCGGCTTCCCGTCAAGTTTTCCTCAAAGGATTGCCCTTTACTGCTGGGAGATGGGAAGGTCCTGTGTGAAAGGGGGTGCCTGCTGCAGCACGCCACATTCAGAACTAAGTTTAGGTGTGCATTCGGCGTATGAAGCTCCACTTGACAGCGGATGTTGCCTCTGAAGGCAACCGTGCCGCTGGGATGAactgcgtgtctctcttggcaAGTATTTCCAATTTCCAATGCCCTCAGGAGGCAAGTCCGTCCATCACTCTTTTGCAGGGCAGTGTACGCGCCGAGCTCATGCTGATGGGTGTGCGGTTATCCATGGCAAGCCTCTTTCTGGATACTGGGATTCTCTACTGGGCACTACTCAATATGTGTCAATCGTAATGTTTCGGCATTTAGGGATTCCTGTAGAACCCGGAACTGCCAGCGGTTCGCCAGAAGAATAGTGCAGACGTGAGCAAACCAATACTAACCCACGCATTGAGCAGAGTAAGGTATGCTTTCAGCGAGATTCGTATACCGGGGCGGTGTAGAGACGTGAGCCCAAGAATGGAACTGTTTCCCCTTAATTATCGTCGGCAAGGAGTCTCTAGATCGTGCAAAAAGTGAGTCAGGTGGTGGTAGAAGTAACTCTTCCCTGTTCACTCACCCTGCAAATATGAGTTTCGATGTAGCGCAGGGGCTACTCATGGAGCGTAGTACGGAGCGGCATACGCCGGTGACGGCTCCCGGGGGCGGTACCTCTTGTCCGATGTCGGTGGTGGCACGTAGCCAAATCTGGCGTTGTTCCAGTTTATTTGACTTGTATATTTTGAGTCACATTTTGTGGATTTCTTAGTCTTGGTTATTTAAGCACAGAAAAGATCCGCGCATCACATGGACGTAGAACCGTGCCAGTCGAGTGAAGCCGTCGTCGGCTCAATATACGTCTTGAGGGGGTTCGAAGCGATGAAACACTCGTCGTAGTAGGGTGATATCCAGGGCTGTTTAGCGATGGAGACGGCATCGTATGCATGCCAGTCGGTGTGATACGGTAATTCTGGCAAGAAAAAGCGTGCAAATTGAAGTCGACGCACTAAGCAAGTTGCCTGCCACTTCAGGAGTAACTGGCtaagaagaaaagagacgtcCCGAAATAAAGCGGTTAACGGTGGAACCCGACACAAAAAAGAGCTTTGTCACATTTAATGCCTTTTTCTTTGAGACGTCGGCTACGCGGTTGCAATCCATCTTCCACAATTCACTGTAGCTTGCACATACTCGATTCCATTTTTTGTAGCAGAGGCACAGTTCTTTGGTTCTGTCTGGAACATCGGGGGTGAAGGCTGTGATCGCAGTTCCGGCggccgcccccccccccccctccaaTCTCGGCTGCTTAAAACGTGGTCGAAAGCTCGTCAGTGGTACACAAGTCTGCTGCAGTGCCTCGTAAGTCTGCTTCGCGCCAACTTACCGTAGAGTTAGATAACGCCGTTCCACTACGAGCCGCTAGCCGTGATGTTCGTGTCAGGGACGTACTGGCACTGAGGTCATCTACAAAATCCTGCGGCGGCTGTTCAACTGGAGGCAGTGTCTACAACGGAAGGAGCACGATGCCCCACTTGCGTATGAGGTGGGATAGGGCCCCCTTTCTCGAGGGCAAAGAAACGTGTTGGTGCAAGAATTATGATGCATGAGCCAGCAGGGCAGGTATCTCACTATGACGCAATGCTTATAAGCCTACACTGTCTGGCCCTTCCTGACGTGTTGCACCTCCCGGCGCTGCCCTTGCAATCCTGAGCTGTCGCTCTCCGTATACTCGTATCAGTGGAATTCCTGCCTTCAGTCCCTGTAGTACGACACAAAAACCCCTGTGCGTCCTGTGTATGGCATATAGGGCAAACACGGAAAACTTCTGTGAGAGTGCCCCCTGCGTGGGGCTCTCGACTGCCTCCCGTTGTGTCGAAGCCCATTCCAGTATCAACCGCGACAAGAATATCGCTTATCACAGGTACCAGCGTCACCAATGTGATAAAACCACCAGTCTCGTGCGCTACTGGTTCCCCGTTCACGAACATACCGTCGCACAGAATCACAGTGACTTTCGAGAATTCGTCTCATATTGCTCATTAGACTGCAAACGCGGTCGTCTGCGTTGGGGGCAGAAGCGACGGGGAAGGCCTCAATCAGGTTCACACAATTGCTCGTGTATGGTGGTGGCACCAACAGAACTTTTTGAACCGCGAGAGGCAGTAAAGGAGCTCTTCCGTATTATTCACCAATTTGTGTTTGAGTTGCCGGTATACCTTTCACGGTCTTGCGGCCAGGTCGAGGGGTGGCCGAAGCCCTGGGAGACCGGTTTACTGTGCGACTGCATTGGCAGGCTCTATGAGACTATTCTGCGCCCGCAGTGTGACCCGCACTGCTGAGAGCGATGCCATATACGGTCTCCCTCGAAATATTTTTGGCAGCGGCGGGATAGCGATTTAGTGAGTGCAACCTAACTGTAACAATCTTCTGCGTCGGGGTTTCAAGGGAGGCGAACAGAAGGAGAGTTCATGCTTAGAGGCGATGACAATCACAGGTCGGCAGGGAAGAGTGAAGAACAATTTTGGCGGTCGTCGCGCACCCAGTACAAACTGTATCACTGTATCTTTTGTGCTGGTGTTTCGAGGGGGTAGAGACTCGGTGAGCATGACACAAGTCTAAGTGTGCTCCAGTGACCCGTTGACCGCAACACTGTGAACAATGGGTTTGTTCATATCTACTGCAACTCTCGGTGTTGGCGCTGCCACAGCTAGTCCAGCAGACAGATGCAGAAGCAGCTCGCTGTTGTTGGTGGCAGTGCATGGTCGAAGGAGCTGAGCGGGTAACCTAAACTTCTCCATAGTGTCCCGGAAGTAGCGGTAatgtctgttttctgtgggAGTTGTTTTGAGTGTCTAGGGCGAATTCCCAGCGAAGTCctgcaaaagagaaagcagtcGTCAGCACGCGAGTGTCACGGGAGCGAATTGAGCACACACTCATTCGATAAAAGAAATTCACGAGCCGGGCTGATCTCCAAGACTAAAGGCGGTAAGTCATCCTGTTAACACTGTTAACAAGCGGACCTCGCTCGGTTTCGTACAAGCGCAACGCGTGAAGCTCCTTTATAGATTTGACGGACGGTGTTCAGGCGCCGATCCTGAAGTCTTTATCCAGGCTTTAGTCCAGCATATCGATTGCATCACAACATAAGGGTCAAAGCAGTCTGGTTGAAGTTGCGATTACGTGGATGGATCTCACAGCATCGCTTCGAGAAGTGGATCGATGAGAAGGCTACGTGCTACAAAGGGCCTGCCGAAGGCCAATCGTGGTCATCAGGTAACAGTGCAGAAATAGCACAAAGCAGCCCGCCagttctcgctttcgctttCAGAATTCACACCCACTCTTAACGACCCAACTCTCCCTTCCGTGTACTATCCGGTCATTCGTGCGGAGCGATCCTCCTATTCCACAAACAGTTGCTACCGTTCCTAGTGCTCGTCGCCGAAGGTGTCACGAGATAAAACCTATGGCATCACCTTTGGGCGAAAGCCCTTCTTACAACAGACACAAATAAATACAGGacatcttctccctctgcagCCTCTTCCAGAAGACATCGGATTCTCGGCCTGCCGAGTGCCACAAACACCGTTTCTTTCGTACGCACCTGAAAATCAGCATGCAGCGATGCCGAATTCGAACAGCGATCTTAAACACGACGCCGCTGGTGTAGAATGACCCGCTTTTGAAAAAGTCGCGTGGTCCTCTTCGTACTTGACTACTACAATACCGCAAGGATGATGCAGAAGAAGTTTTTCTCACACCACGCTTGTTGGTAACTGGGCCTGGAAACGGAGGTTTTTCTGGGGAACTCATCCGAATGGCAGCTTGCGCCGCCAGAGAGGGCCCGTTCTGTTGTCGCTGGCTGTCGCTTGTCGAGGCTTCTTCGACAACGGTACAGACATTTTTTTTATGACTCCACAGTCTCGCTGTCGCCAAATTGATTCCACATCCACCACCGTTTTtagaaaacacacacaaccGTAGTGCTGCTTTGTCCCTGGGTACTCTCTTGACGGCGATGAACAGCCGAAGGGAGGGCGGGAATATAGATGCACCGCGATGCGGCAACAAACTTGCatgctgtttctctcttaccctgtgtctccctccagCTATCACCAGCGACCCGATAAATTTtcaacggaaagaaaagaaggcgttGAGCATAAAACCTATTTACAGTAATAAAGTGAATCCTCtatctcttcgtctcttgccATGTACAGGAGATAACATGAACTAGAAGTAAATATCGGAGTCAGAGTGTCACTTCCGTTGCCTAGGATCCCAGAACTGACAGGGCACGCGGCGAAAGCtggctgtcttctttttcaggCAACTGCACTTAATCCCAGCACAACACCTTTTGAGATGTTATCGAAACACTTCCTGGAGAAAATTCcggctcttcctttcctttgtttTGGCAGCTGTTCCTTTTTGTtgcgcctcctccgctcACCTCTCGCGGCCGCTGTCCTGTCCCCCGCCAAACAGCTCGACCGCAAATGAcccgtccctcttctctctctcctcctttttcccactccttttcctccccctTTTTATGTACAAGCCTCTTCCCAACGAGATAAAGCGCTGCGAAAGATGGCGTCGCTGCAAGCTGCCTCACTAGGAAgctttccttcgttttcttctaGAGACGAGAGATCAGGTCCAcggtcttcctctgtgtgtcaGCACTCCAACTCTgtttctcccccctctccaGCTTTTCTTCAGGACCAAGAACATAAATGGAGGCGGCACTATGCGTCGCTGACTCTCTGCCTGCAAAGAATgcaagacggcgacgcaggtACTGCGTTGCCCTCGGtgaaaacaggagagaagcgttTCGTCAGCACACGGAAGAATGCGCGTCTGCTCACAGATGTTCTCCTGTCCTCCGGCAAAGCGGCATCCCGACGGACAAAGGCTGAACGTAGATGGATCCTATGCACACTTTCGCAGATACGAGTGGACGTAGACAGagatgcgtgcatgcgtaaATGCGGGGTATAAATATCATGCACATCTaatcgctttcttctccaccttccaAGGAAcgacttcttcttctgtgtccATGTTTTCTCGGAACAGGTCTATCTTTCCACACCACTTGGTGCTCTTTTCACACGACTGTAGGGTGTTCGCCGTTCTGCGCGTGTGCGCCTCTTCGTTTGGGTGTATGAACAGCTGCAGAGGACGTGGAAGCCGGGACAGACGCGTGTGAAGGCGCTGACATTAGTGTAAGCATGGCATCCGCCGTAGGTTTCTCTCATCGTTGCGAAGAAGTCTGAACGCTGTTCGCAGTTCACGTTTCAGTCTTCCTATCCATCTGTCCATCCGCCTACCCCTGTAACTACCTACTTCTTTTTGTGCGCGTTCCTGTCTGCGCATCCGTGAtttgctttctcctccgATCTGCGCATCTGTCCTTCCGTGAtttgctttctcctccgATCTGCGCAGTTCTCGCCTCATCACTGTATGTACGCCATTGTCGACTTGCAACTCTCTCTTTTCTATGAACCTGTTTCTGAGTCCGTCTGTGTGCGTTCCTCCATGCGTGTCAGCACGCCCACATGCGTGCCCACGGACTttgtttgtctctgcctgctgcGTAGACCTGTCTCCCTCactctcgctgtcctcttTTTACCCTTCTCGTGACTGGCCGTGCTCCCGCATGGCGACAGCACTGCGCAGTGCTGTCAAGCCCCAGATCAACACGGCTTGTCGTCTGTCTAGGAGAGCACTGAGGAGCGTCGAACCGGATTAAAATTGCTCGGTTTAGGCGACTCAGGTGCCGACCCTTGCGGGTTCTTTGATTAAAACAgccgtcttcgcgttcgcATGTCGACTAGCTTCCATCCGTATCTTTGTCGCTCGCACTGTATCTTTCAGCTGCAACAGTTGGAAGCAGAGGCACGGATGTCTTCAAATTCTCAGGCTCT
This region of Neospora caninum Liverpool complete genome, chromosome VI genomic DNA includes:
- a CDS encoding putative CAMP-dependent protein kinase regulatory subunit; its protein translation is MGNACECQKADTVQEESPAAPVLTKVTKGKGTTGSSSSGQKTSGTKAASSNSSTVVPQLTEDDLDTEDEKDDDVVEDMPQPSEAYMSRAKNRQSVSAEAYGEWNKRKKFVAPVYPKTAEQKERITKVIESSFLFSSLDIEDLEIVINAFQEVSVKKGTVIIRQGDDGDRLYLIETGEVDVMKKFPGEKENKFLCKMRPGDAFGELALMYNAPRAATVIAADDMLLWALDRDSFTNIVRDAAAKKREVFEESLKEVRILEDMDPYERSKLSDALRTATYEDGDVIIKEGETGDTFYILLEGTAEAIKNDKVVMEYKKGGFFGELALLKDQPRAATVVAKSHVQVAYMDRKSFKRLLGPVEQILMRNQDNYRKAMEQLGLDTKYLDK